A DNA window from Haloactinospora alba contains the following coding sequences:
- a CDS encoding bis-aminopropyl spermidine synthase family protein produces the protein MTDDYPSSIPDLLNQHGINATRIHHVLATLSDGSWWSPRELVRATAVPHRLVDSTLVSLGTEVERDGDRVRLARPDEYLRYHRSRAADPFPPSGTEHAEAAEQLRRIVAEAPPPRTELDHVAATAETALRRGVLLDSRFALSGARLLFVGDHDLTSLATAMVCPDVEARVVDIDERTLEYIDTTAGRLGLAVRCYFADLRLDLPSSLQAGSDLVFTDPPYTPEGVETFVRRGLEGLADFRQARLLLAYGASETTPTLTAKTQTRLLRLNLAIEAMWPDFNRYTGAEAIGAASDLYVLRPTPRTPAPRTTTDRPRIYSRGENAAESEGVLPETSARAVLERSAADTTVGAWPVTPADPARQSVRLEDWLSSPTPADRAAVNLTGGWEDLLLRVVLASSAAETHVLVSAANPHARKDGYTRLQRLLRPRFDLRILERQPTPGYTLLVASERETAPSTPAERLLLHCQQRAHGNLTSVLREGLVRVASESGAPVNKKGARHRVAGTASQLSGFSLLTLPEHRTAELVSVTRSLTAELPAPRQQ, from the coding sequence GTGACCGATGACTACCCGTCGAGCATCCCGGACCTGCTCAACCAGCACGGCATAAACGCAACACGTATCCACCATGTCCTCGCCACCCTCTCGGACGGCTCGTGGTGGAGTCCGCGCGAGCTCGTGCGAGCCACCGCCGTTCCGCACCGTCTGGTGGATAGCACCCTTGTGTCCCTCGGCACGGAGGTGGAACGCGACGGGGACCGTGTCCGGTTGGCCCGTCCCGACGAGTACCTCCGTTACCACCGCAGCCGGGCGGCCGACCCGTTCCCGCCTTCCGGGACGGAACACGCCGAGGCAGCGGAACAACTGCGGCGGATCGTCGCGGAGGCACCACCCCCGCGCACCGAACTCGACCACGTTGCGGCCACGGCGGAAACGGCCCTACGCCGGGGGGTCCTGCTGGACTCCCGTTTCGCGCTGTCCGGGGCGCGCCTGCTGTTCGTCGGTGACCATGACCTGACATCCCTGGCCACGGCGATGGTGTGTCCCGATGTCGAGGCGAGGGTCGTCGACATCGACGAACGCACGCTGGAGTACATCGACACCACCGCCGGACGACTCGGACTCGCGGTGCGTTGTTACTTCGCCGACCTGCGTCTGGACCTCCCCTCCTCCCTGCAGGCCGGATCCGACCTGGTGTTCACTGACCCTCCCTACACTCCCGAAGGCGTCGAAACGTTCGTCCGCCGGGGCTTGGAGGGGCTCGCGGACTTCCGGCAGGCACGACTGCTGCTCGCCTACGGGGCGAGCGAGACAACACCGACCCTCACCGCCAAGACGCAGACGCGACTGCTGCGGCTGAACCTCGCCATCGAAGCGATGTGGCCGGACTTCAACCGCTACACGGGAGCGGAGGCCATCGGCGCCGCAAGCGACCTTTACGTGCTGCGTCCCACACCACGCACCCCCGCCCCGCGTACCACCACCGATCGCCCCCGGATCTACAGCCGGGGGGAGAACGCGGCAGAATCCGAGGGTGTCCTACCGGAAACAAGTGCGCGCGCGGTCCTGGAACGCTCTGCCGCGGACACCACGGTCGGGGCGTGGCCGGTTACCCCAGCCGACCCGGCTCGGCAGAGCGTGCGGTTGGAGGACTGGCTGTCGTCCCCCACGCCGGCTGACCGGGCGGCCGTCAACCTGACCGGTGGGTGGGAGGACCTGCTTCTCCGGGTCGTCCTCGCGAGTTCCGCCGCGGAGACGCACGTTCTCGTGTCCGCGGCCAACCCCCACGCCCGCAAGGACGGTTACACACGGCTGCAGCGGCTCCTCCGGCCGCGTTTCGACCTGCGGATTCTGGAACGGCAGCCCACCCCGGGATACACCCTCCTCGTCGCCAGCGAGCGGGAGACCGCCCCGAGCACACCGGCCGAGCGTCTGCTCCTGCACTGCCAACAACGCGCCCACGGCAACCTCACCAGTGTCCTGCGCGAGGGGCTCGTGCGCGTCGCCTCCGAGTCCGGCGCGCCGGTCAACAAGAAGGGGGCGCGCCATCGGGTCGCCGGAACGGCTTCCCAGTTGTCCGGTTTCTCGCTGCTCACCCTGCCCGAGCACCGGACCGCCGAGTTGGTGTCGGTTACCCGGAGCCTCACCGCGGAGTTGCCCGCGCCCCGACAGCAGTGA
- the gltB gene encoding glutamate synthase large subunit → MPAGHAQRSPLRPTTRDSRDGLYDSAHEHDACGVGFVADLSGNRTHETVDRALDVLRNLDHRGAAGADPDDGDGAGILTQVPDALYRDVCGFTLPEAGGYATGLAFLPADAEEREAAIATVNAIVEDEELTVLGWRDVPVEPQYCGPAAREVMPFFGQVFITGRTGTPTEGLTGIELERYAYCVRKRAEHEAGVYFPSLSPRTITYKGMLTTPQLEPFFRDLSDRRYTSGLALVHSRFSTNTFPSWPLAHPYRYVAHNGEINTVKGNRNMMRSREATLASDVLPGDLSRVFPIVDPGDSDTASFDATLELLHLGGRSLPHAVLMMIPEPWERHSEMDPQVRAFYEFHSMLMEPWDGPASVSFTDGSLVGAVLDRNGLRPGRYWVTDDGMVVMASESGVVDVEPERVTRKGRLEPGRIFVVDTERGRLLEDEEIKAELAAEHPYAEWLEQGVVRLEDLPRAESDPVADLLHQQQVFGYTEEELRVILSPMARTGAEPIGSMGTDTPVAALSHRSRQLFDYFSQGFAQVTNPPLDAIREELVTSLHTALGSEENLLSPDPQDCERIVAPTPVLSNEELATVVAAGASDGNPAFRTFVADGTYPVAGGGSGLVRRLDEICSEVSAAIAEGAHIVVLSDRGASPERAPIPSLLLTGAVHHHLVRDKTRNEVGIVVESGDARECHHVALLLGYGASAVNPYIALESVRDLVERGVISDVSPESATANTVKAYAKGVLKIMSKIGVSTVNSYSGAQIFESLGLGAEVIDRCFVGTTSPLGGVGFDVLAEEIRMRHATAYADNPADHRRLAVGGEYQWRREGEPHLFNPQTVFKLQHATRSRRWEIFKEYTSEIDEQAQGLMTLRGLFRIKEEERSPVPIEEVEPVSEIVKRFSTGAMSYGSISAEAHETLAIAMNRLGGKSNTGEGGEDPDRFTPDENGDLRRSAIKQVASGRFGVTSHYLTNADDIQIKMAQGAKPGEGGQLPGHKVYPWIGGTRHSTPGVGLISPPPHHDIYSIEDLAQLIHDLKNANPQARVHVKLVSEAGVGTVAAGVSKAHADVVLVSGHDGGTGASPLTSLKHAGTPWELGLAETQQTLLRNGLRDRIAVQTDGQMKTGRDVIIAALLGAEEFGFATAPLVVSGCVMMRVCHLDTCPVGVATQNPELRQRYTGKAEFVVNFFEFIAEEVRSYLAALGFRSLDEAIGEVGLIDPSEAVRHWKTEGLDLTPVLSETPTWEGDHRRQVRSQDHSLEKALDNTLIQLCEGALEYKEPLQLELPIRNVNRTVGTMLGHEITKRYGAVGLPQDTIDITFTGSAGQSFGAFLPSGLTQRLVGDANDYVGKGLSGGRITVRPPEDVPFAPEEHIIAGNVIAYGATSGEVFLRGVVGERFCVRNSGALAVAEGVGDHGCEYMTGGRAVVLGSTGRNFAAGMSGGIAYVLDLDPQRVNHEMVDLDPLDGDDRAFLADVLRRHREETGSEVARELLAGGEAALGRFGKVMPRDYKRVLQAQAEAERAGRDVNEAIMAAAQS, encoded by the coding sequence ATGCCTGCTGGCCATGCACAGCGTTCTCCCCTACGGCCGACCACTCGTGACAGCCGGGACGGGCTGTACGACAGCGCCCACGAACACGACGCTTGCGGTGTCGGCTTCGTCGCGGACCTGTCCGGCAACCGCACCCACGAGACCGTGGACAGGGCCCTGGACGTCCTCCGCAACCTCGACCACCGCGGTGCCGCCGGGGCTGACCCCGACGACGGTGACGGCGCTGGCATCCTGACCCAGGTTCCCGACGCGCTCTATCGCGACGTGTGCGGGTTCACCCTCCCCGAGGCCGGCGGGTACGCCACAGGTCTCGCGTTCCTTCCGGCCGACGCCGAGGAACGCGAGGCTGCCATCGCCACGGTCAACGCCATCGTCGAGGACGAGGAGCTGACGGTGCTCGGCTGGCGCGACGTACCGGTGGAACCCCAGTACTGCGGGCCGGCGGCGCGCGAGGTCATGCCGTTCTTCGGTCAGGTCTTCATCACCGGCCGTACCGGAACCCCGACCGAGGGACTCACCGGGATCGAGCTGGAACGCTACGCGTACTGTGTGCGCAAGCGGGCCGAACACGAGGCCGGGGTGTACTTTCCGAGCCTCTCGCCCCGGACCATCACCTACAAGGGCATGCTGACGACTCCGCAGCTGGAGCCGTTCTTCCGCGACCTCTCCGACCGGCGCTACACGTCCGGGCTGGCGCTGGTGCACTCGCGGTTCTCCACCAACACCTTCCCCTCGTGGCCGCTGGCGCACCCCTACCGGTACGTCGCCCACAACGGGGAGATCAACACGGTCAAGGGCAACCGCAACATGATGCGGTCCCGGGAGGCCACCCTCGCCAGTGACGTGCTCCCGGGGGACCTGTCACGCGTCTTCCCGATCGTTGATCCCGGTGACTCCGACACGGCCTCCTTCGACGCCACTCTGGAGCTGCTGCACCTGGGTGGGCGCTCCCTGCCGCACGCGGTGCTGATGATGATCCCCGAGCCCTGGGAACGCCACTCCGAGATGGATCCCCAGGTCCGGGCGTTCTACGAGTTCCATTCCATGCTCATGGAACCGTGGGACGGTCCGGCCTCGGTTTCCTTCACCGACGGTTCCCTCGTGGGCGCGGTTCTGGACCGGAACGGGCTGCGGCCCGGCCGCTACTGGGTCACCGACGACGGCATGGTGGTCATGGCCAGCGAGTCCGGTGTTGTGGACGTCGAGCCGGAGCGTGTCACCCGCAAGGGGCGACTGGAGCCCGGCCGGATCTTCGTGGTCGACACCGAGCGGGGGCGCCTGCTGGAGGACGAGGAGATCAAGGCCGAACTCGCGGCCGAGCATCCCTACGCCGAATGGCTGGAACAGGGAGTCGTCCGTCTCGAGGATCTCCCGAGAGCCGAGTCCGACCCTGTCGCGGATCTTCTCCACCAGCAGCAGGTCTTCGGCTACACGGAGGAGGAGCTCCGGGTCATCCTGAGCCCGATGGCGCGGACCGGGGCGGAGCCGATCGGTTCGATGGGTACCGACACCCCCGTGGCGGCCCTGTCGCACCGCTCCCGGCAGCTCTTCGACTACTTCTCCCAGGGGTTCGCCCAGGTCACGAACCCACCGCTGGACGCCATCCGGGAAGAACTGGTCACCAGCCTGCACACAGCGCTCGGCTCGGAAGAGAACCTGCTCTCGCCCGATCCCCAGGACTGCGAGCGCATCGTGGCCCCCACCCCCGTGCTCAGCAACGAGGAACTGGCCACGGTCGTCGCGGCTGGCGCAAGCGACGGCAACCCGGCTTTCCGTACATTCGTCGCGGACGGCACGTATCCGGTCGCGGGTGGAGGAAGCGGACTGGTGCGCCGTCTCGACGAGATCTGCTCCGAGGTATCCGCGGCCATCGCGGAGGGTGCGCACATCGTCGTCCTGAGCGACCGCGGCGCCTCGCCGGAACGGGCCCCCATCCCCTCACTGCTGCTCACCGGAGCCGTGCACCATCACCTGGTGCGTGACAAGACCCGCAACGAGGTCGGGATCGTCGTGGAGTCCGGCGACGCACGGGAATGCCACCATGTCGCGCTGCTCCTCGGCTACGGAGCTTCGGCGGTCAACCCCTACATCGCCCTGGAATCGGTGCGTGACCTGGTGGAACGGGGCGTCATCAGCGACGTTTCCCCCGAGTCCGCCACGGCGAACACGGTCAAGGCCTACGCCAAGGGCGTCCTGAAGATCATGTCCAAGATCGGCGTCTCCACCGTGAACTCCTACAGCGGGGCGCAGATCTTCGAGTCCCTCGGGCTGGGGGCCGAGGTCATCGACCGCTGCTTCGTGGGAACCACCTCCCCGCTGGGAGGCGTCGGGTTCGACGTGCTGGCCGAGGAGATCCGGATGCGGCACGCCACCGCTTACGCGGACAACCCGGCTGACCATCGCCGCCTCGCGGTCGGTGGTGAGTACCAGTGGCGGCGTGAAGGCGAACCGCACCTGTTCAACCCCCAGACTGTTTTCAAGCTGCAGCACGCCACACGCAGCCGCCGGTGGGAGATCTTCAAGGAGTACACCTCCGAGATCGACGAGCAGGCCCAGGGGCTGATGACGCTGCGCGGTCTGTTCCGCATCAAGGAGGAGGAACGCAGTCCGGTCCCGATCGAGGAGGTCGAACCGGTAAGCGAGATCGTGAAGCGGTTCTCCACCGGAGCCATGTCGTACGGGTCCATCTCGGCGGAGGCGCACGAGACCCTGGCGATCGCGATGAACCGGCTCGGGGGGAAGTCCAACACCGGCGAGGGCGGTGAGGACCCGGACCGGTTCACCCCCGACGAGAACGGGGACCTGCGGCGCAGCGCCATCAAACAGGTGGCCTCCGGCCGGTTCGGTGTCACGTCGCACTACCTGACCAACGCCGACGACATCCAGATCAAGATGGCCCAGGGGGCGAAGCCCGGTGAGGGCGGCCAGCTCCCGGGACACAAGGTTTACCCCTGGATCGGCGGAACCCGCCACTCCACTCCCGGCGTGGGCCTCATCTCGCCTCCGCCGCACCACGACATCTACTCCATCGAGGACCTCGCCCAGCTCATCCACGACCTGAAGAACGCCAATCCGCAGGCGCGGGTGCACGTCAAGCTCGTCTCCGAGGCCGGGGTCGGCACCGTCGCGGCCGGTGTGTCCAAGGCCCACGCCGACGTGGTGCTCGTCTCCGGACATGACGGTGGCACGGGTGCATCCCCACTGACCTCGCTCAAGCACGCCGGCACCCCCTGGGAGCTGGGGTTGGCCGAGACCCAGCAGACACTGCTGCGCAACGGACTGCGGGACCGGATCGCCGTGCAGACCGACGGTCAGATGAAGACCGGGCGCGACGTCATCATCGCCGCACTGCTCGGTGCGGAGGAATTCGGGTTCGCGACGGCTCCGCTGGTGGTCTCGGGATGCGTCATGATGCGGGTCTGCCATCTCGACACGTGCCCGGTCGGTGTCGCCACCCAGAACCCGGAGCTGCGGCAGCGGTACACCGGCAAGGCCGAGTTCGTCGTGAACTTCTTCGAGTTCATCGCCGAGGAAGTCCGGTCCTACCTCGCTGCGCTGGGATTCCGCAGCCTGGACGAGGCCATCGGCGAAGTGGGACTGATCGACCCCTCCGAGGCTGTACGGCACTGGAAGACCGAGGGGCTCGATCTCACGCCGGTGCTGAGCGAGACCCCGACGTGGGAGGGCGACCACCGGCGCCAGGTGCGCAGCCAGGACCACAGTTTGGAAAAGGCGCTGGACAACACCCTCATCCAGCTGTGCGAAGGGGCGCTGGAGTACAAGGAACCGCTCCAGCTGGAACTGCCGATCCGCAACGTGAACCGCACGGTCGGGACCATGCTCGGCCACGAGATCACCAAGCGTTACGGCGCCGTGGGGCTTCCCCAGGACACCATCGACATCACGTTCACCGGCTCCGCCGGACAGTCCTTCGGGGCCTTCCTGCCCAGCGGGCTGACACAGCGACTGGTCGGAGACGCGAACGACTACGTCGGCAAGGGGCTCTCGGGGGGCCGGATCACCGTCCGTCCGCCCGAGGACGTGCCGTTCGCCCCCGAGGAGCACATCATCGCCGGGAACGTCATCGCCTACGGCGCGACCTCGGGAGAGGTCTTCCTGCGCGGGGTCGTGGGTGAGCGGTTCTGCGTGCGCAACTCGGGAGCCCTCGCAGTGGCCGAGGGGGTGGGTGACCACGGTTGCGAGTACATGACCGGCGGCCGCGCCGTCGTCCTCGGCAGTACGGGGCGCAACTTCGCCGCCGGCATGTCCGGCGGGATCGCCTACGTGCTCGACCTCGACCCGCAACGGGTCAACCACGAGATGGTCGATCTGGACCCCTTGGACGGGGACGACCGCGCGTTCCTGGCGGACGTGCTGCGGCGGCACCGCGAGGAGACCGGATCCGAGGTGGCCAGGGAACTGCTGGCCGGCGGCGAGGCCGCGTTGGGGCGGTTCGGCAAGGTCATGCCACGTGACTACAAGCGCGTGCTGCAAGCCCAGGCTGAGGCGGAACGCGCTGGACGCGACGTCAACGAGGCCATCATGGCCGCCGCCCAGTCGTAA
- a CDS encoding glutamate synthase subunit beta — protein sequence MADPRGFLKITERELPARRPVDVRIQDWREVYAEADRGSVEQQASRCMDCGVPFCHNGCPLGNLIPEWNELVRRGDWGEAIERLHATNNFPEFTGRLCPAPCESACVLGINQPAVTIKNVENSIIDRAWEEGWVRPQPPAERTGKRVAVVGSGPAGLAAAQQLTRAGHDVTVYERADRIGGLLRYGIPEFKMEKRHIDRRIAQMKAEGTTFTTGVDIGVDVTVEQLRAQHDAVLLAGGATAWRDLPASGRDLDGVYQAMEYLPQANRVQEGDYTTPSINAEGKHVVVIGGGDTGADCIGTAHRQGAASVTQLEIMPKPPEQRPDNQPWPTYPMLYRVSTAHEEGGERLYSVSTVEFLGDEHGRVRALKLVDVERTDSGFTPVEGSEREIPAQLVTLAMGFVGPQKEGMVEQLGVELDGRGNVSRDSDYTTSVEGVFCAGDMGRGQSLIVWAIAEGRSAAAGVDRFLTRTETNLPRAVAPTDRPLV from the coding sequence ATGGCGGACCCGAGGGGATTCCTCAAGATCACCGAGCGGGAGCTTCCCGCGCGCCGTCCGGTGGACGTGCGTATCCAGGACTGGCGCGAAGTCTACGCCGAGGCCGACCGCGGATCGGTGGAACAGCAGGCGTCGCGTTGTATGGACTGCGGCGTCCCCTTCTGCCACAACGGTTGCCCGCTGGGCAACCTCATCCCGGAGTGGAACGAACTCGTACGGCGCGGTGACTGGGGCGAGGCGATCGAGCGGCTGCACGCCACCAACAACTTCCCCGAGTTCACCGGGCGGCTGTGCCCCGCACCGTGCGAGTCGGCCTGTGTGCTTGGCATCAACCAGCCGGCTGTCACCATCAAGAACGTGGAGAACTCCATCATCGACCGGGCGTGGGAGGAGGGGTGGGTCCGTCCCCAACCTCCCGCCGAACGCACCGGGAAGAGAGTCGCCGTTGTCGGCTCCGGCCCGGCCGGGCTGGCCGCCGCCCAACAGCTCACGCGGGCGGGACACGACGTGACCGTCTACGAGCGGGCGGACCGTATCGGAGGGCTGCTGCGGTACGGCATCCCGGAGTTCAAGATGGAGAAACGGCACATCGACCGCCGCATCGCGCAGATGAAGGCCGAAGGGACCACGTTCACCACCGGTGTCGACATCGGGGTGGACGTCACGGTGGAACAGCTGCGTGCCCAGCACGACGCCGTCCTGCTGGCCGGTGGCGCCACCGCGTGGCGGGACCTTCCCGCCTCCGGGCGCGACCTGGACGGGGTGTACCAGGCCATGGAGTACCTTCCGCAGGCCAACCGGGTGCAGGAGGGGGACTACACCACCCCCTCCATCAACGCCGAGGGCAAGCATGTCGTTGTCATCGGCGGTGGTGACACCGGGGCGGACTGCATCGGTACCGCCCACCGCCAGGGAGCGGCCTCGGTCACCCAGTTGGAGATCATGCCCAAGCCTCCCGAGCAGCGGCCCGACAACCAGCCGTGGCCGACGTATCCCATGCTGTACCGCGTGAGCACCGCCCATGAGGAGGGCGGGGAACGCCTCTACTCGGTGAGCACGGTGGAGTTCCTCGGTGACGAGCACGGGCGGGTGCGCGCGCTCAAACTTGTCGACGTCGAACGCACCGACAGCGGGTTCACCCCGGTGGAGGGCAGCGAGCGCGAGATCCCGGCGCAGTTGGTGACCCTGGCCATGGGGTTCGTGGGACCGCAGAAGGAAGGCATGGTCGAACAGCTCGGGGTCGAGCTGGACGGCCGGGGCAACGTGTCCCGGGACAGCGACTACACGACCTCGGTTGAGGGCGTGTTCTGCGCCGGTGACATGGGGCGCGGCCAGTCCCTCATCGTGTGGGCCATCGCCGAGGGCCGTTCCGCTGCTGCCGGGGTGGACCGTTTCCTCACCCGGACGGAGACGAACCTGCCCCGGGCCGTCGCCCCCACGGACCGCCCGTTGGTCTAA